tatagagcatgctgcgattttcacgcaacgcacaagtgatgcgtgaaaatcaccgcttgtgtacacagccccatagaaatgaatgggtccggattcagtgcgggtgcaatgcgttcacctcacgcattgcacccgcgcggaaaactcgcccgtgtgaaaggggcctagcatgaagtacaatgtgtcacgagaaaacagtctcagaatggcttggataactaaaagtgttccaaagttattaccacataaagtgacacatgtcagatatgCAAAATTAGGCCCgttctggaagtggttaaaataataaaacccTTTGAACAAATGAAACATTTTAAATGCATTGTCAttttctgaccctcataactttttcaaatttttgcttACAGAGcttgtttttgcaggatgagctctagtttttattggtaccacggGCTACATAGAACTCctggatcactttttattcaattttattgAGGGCACaatttaacaaaaaatgtcaaaaattgcattttattttttttcattacgtCGTTCACCGCACATGATAAATATTTATATATCCGAATAGTTCAGAGAATTTCGGCGTGACGATACTAACTAGGGaacatttatcaaaattggtgtttCCATACGCCAGTCTTGATCACCCAGCCCTGGAgagagatgcgcctaatttattaagaggtgaattcctcttagggtccattcacacatccgtaacggttttgcggtctgaaaattgcggatccgcaaaacacggacaccgcccatgtgcgttctgcattttgtggaccgcacataggtggcactataatagaaatgccttttcttgtccgtggctgcggacaagaattgggacatgttctattttttggcggggccgcggaacagaagtgctgatgcggacggcacactgtgtgctgtccgcatcatttgCGGCCCCATCACCTGACAgccttacatacacacagtatattTACATAGTGTGAGAGGCCAAACCTGATCAATGACACCTTACCTGAAACACGGACCAGCATAACACTCCAGTCTGTAAATAGATAGAAAGAGACAAGAATATCTATTATACATCAATACTGAATACACTGCTTAACGGGAATGTTTttattctaaatacattttaaatacagaatttttttgtatttttcttattttccatgCAACAATCTGTATTAAAAATTCCacaaatcttgcagttttcacactgagcCTCATAATaggctgacacttcctgttctgtatagaccacttctcagcagtcatctcactgTCATCACAGACTGGATTACAATGACAAAGAATACCGATATATATATAGGCGCCACAGAGTCCTACATTCACAATAATTGTTGTTACAGCtcatctcctccccctccctgcaaagTAACCTTTAAAAAGGTCATAGATGCTCCATGTCCATAACACTTTCTCATACAAGTCAACGAGTCACCCCTAGACTAAAGATTCCTATGGTCCACAGTGCTAGTTCGGTGCTGATCatggaagaaggcagccatgttttttctaattttggacaactcctttaaaaactACCTACCTTATAAGTTGGCAAAAATTTCTCTTTAAGGTTTTTAAAGATGTCCTCATCTCCATCCAGAAGACTTAAACCTATAAAACAAAAAGGTTGTTTTATATAAAAAGCAAACCTCTGCTAAAATAACAGTACCatctgggaatacccctttaattcccggagcggtcacctctcctgatatattcagaagttatgaatgaaataTTGTTACCAGTAGGGGGCGTATAGTCTGAcacagcagcactgattgggtaATGTcatgactgtgcagggacacccccccaactgtcatcacccatctggaccttcactgaaaGCTGttggtaattcattcataacttatagcaggaataatggaggaatggcacatcatagatgcAGTAGTAActgaagcagacatgtcaggagaggggacaggtcttcCTTAAAGGTATGTCCATTACAatctacaaataaaaaaaataatataaaacaaaaatccctgaaaacccctttaacattttgcACCCAGTTGTAAGAGATTACCGGTGTAGAAGGCGCTGATGGTGATGGGCGCAGCCAGTAACTGGTCACATGCCACTTTCCTTATGACATTCCTCGGAGCGGATCCTGGAAACGCCCTTTCTATAAATCGtagccaaaaaaaattaaaattggcgTGAAAGCAGAAGCCCACCAGGCCGACCTTAGCAGTCTGCTTCCAGTCTAGCTGCTCGTTTGGTCCTTTAGAGAGTTTTTGCTGCACAATATCTGCCGATGCAAAAAGAGAGCCGTAAATCGTCACATTTGTCACCCAGGGGTGTCTCTGTGTGAACCGCAGGAAGGCGCGCATCGTCTGTAGACGGCGAGAGTCCGGAGTCACCAGCAACGCTCGTCAACGCCCAATTTCTGGATGATATATTGGGATTTGTACAAGATTTGGGATGTTTAGAACCACATTATGGTTAGGAAAGGATGACACAGGCGACCTCGTGACTGCTTAATGTGGCCTTTCACAGTCCATGTGCTCAACAGTCCTAAAAAGTACAAAAACATGGCATTAGAAGAGTGTAACAaatgaatttatttattattgatttattttacgcacttatatagcactgctatattacaCAGCGCTCTACTGACATTAGCATCAATGAATGAATAtatccttaaagggcatctgtcagcagttttgtacctatggctgacctgttacatgtgcacttggcagctgaaggcatctgtgttggtcccaggttcatatgtgcccgcattgctgagaaacatgatgttttaatatatgcaaatgagcctttagaagcaacaggggcgttgtcattacacctagaggctctgctctctctgcaactgccgcgtcctctgcactttgacaggaccaggcaggtgtgatgaagtgttcactgcctgtccttgtcaaagtgcagagggcgcagcagttgcagagagagcagagcctctaggtgtaacagccacacccccgttgctcctagaggctcatttgcatatattaaaacataattcgaTGTTCTGCTGGTCCCACGGAAATCAGCAGGTTTGGCTACCATTAATCTAATGTGTTTATCCAGCTTAAAGAGGacatgtcccctctcctgacatgtctgtcaggagaggggacatgtAATAACAACTCTGAAGCATCTATCCTtaagactctatgttgtgccattcctttattatttctgctagcagtttacaatgaaggtccagatgggtgtaaccagtcacactatcaaattagtgctggctgtgtcagactgtgcagtgacacacctccaactggtgacacccatctggaccttcattctCAATGGCTAGTAAATCATTtagaacttctagcaggaataataaagggatggcacatcatagagtcataacaatagatgctccagatttgttattacatggggaatgcaagtagttactaaaatagacatgtcaggaggcaAATTGATATAAAATACTTAGAGAACAGCTGGTCATACACCTCAGACATCTGTCCGCTCTGGCATTTATCTTCTGCGACTTCCTGATGTTTGCTCAGATCAGCCGAGCATGCATATGAGGATAGCTGGccgccagcacctacgtcacGCTTATTAAGgggccattcacacgtcagtatttttcttttgcagatttccgttctattttttgtggatccgtgtttccGCAAAAAACTTCTGTTTTTACCAATTGTACATCCGCATCCGTTACCTTTTtccgcccccaaaaaatggaaggaGGAATATATGTTGCCAGGGtactaaaaaatatgtttttttttctatttccaagAAACAGATCCGCAATTGCAGGATGACATATTGATGCATTCTGTATGTCATTGGcatttctgcggacccattgactacaatgggaccacggaccgcattttgtggacaatagtaggacaagctctattttttttttgcggatcggcatAACGGAAAgcaacaacggatgcggacagcgtgCGGggccatcgaaatgaatgggtccacattccgTTTCGCAAATTTTCAGAAcggattacaaaatactgatgggtgaatggaccctaaccgcGAGAACAATGCATCTGGCATGTTAGAATCTAGCGTACAGAAACAGTCAGgagctccatacacattagatcgcTAGCACATAGCACATAAGGGTAAAGATGGCCAAACCAGATGATTTAGGCGAGACCCTTGACTATCTTATGTGAATGGGGGTGTGCCAGCAAGGATCGCGCATGCCAAATTTCAATGACTGATTCTCGGAGGGTATGTATCATGAAGAAGTGTCAGCCAACAGTTATGCATGTTGTATGGGAACCTTTAGCCCGCATTCACACGGTTTGTGTAATTTCGTGAAAATCCTCcatgtaagggcttgttcacacgaacgtgccgtattttgcggtccgcaaattgcggatccgcaaaacacagatgctgccTGTGTGCCTTCCTCACGGAACagacggccctttatagaaatgcctattcttgtctgcaaaacggacaagaataggacataactcataatttttgcggggccacggaacagagcaacggccccattgaagtgaatgggtctgcacccaatccgcaaaaaatgcggctcggatgcggaaccaagcCCTAATACAGCATCAGCTAAGAAGATGACATTTTCAAAATCTCATGTCCACGGTGCGGAAATCTTCCACATGAATGTGACCTGTAGTGaggattttgaaatccacagtGTCAAGTGCAGATTTTCGGTGCAACGCAAAGGGTTAAAAACCAGAAGTAACACATGGTGCAGATTCCATGTGGAAATTTGCATTAAAATCTGCACTACCTTttgccgtattttgtggatcgctgacccattcaagtcaatgggtccgcaccgaaGCACGGAGTTCACGCGGCCAGTGCCCGTACATTGCGGACCGCAGAACGGGCACGGCGAccatgcggtcgtgtgaatgagcccttactgctgtaaatcagcagaaaaaaaatgtttttaggtGCAGAGGATTGCAGAAATACTGCCGAGTTGAAGCAAAGGGTGAAGGCCACGAggaaaacctgcagcataaatgGACAgtctgcagatttaaaatctgcCCCATGGGACGGTTTTCGATATTTATTTCGCATTGTGCGGATGAGAATTGCTTAAAACTCACATTGCTGTTACTGTAAaacgctgcagattttctgcatttAGTTTCCAGCGTTTCTGCACATACCCTTACTGTTGGAGCTGCAGACAAATGTCAGTAAACTCGGGGACTAAAGAGTTCTCAGAAGACAAACCCAGAAATCCGAGAGCCACAATCAGGGACTGAATTTTAATATGATCTACGTTACAAAGTTAGAGCTCGTACAGTGAGCAGTTATAGGAAAAGCGTTTATAACTAGTAATATGAAAGACCTTTAGGCCACATCCGCATGATACATGACACCTACAATCATCTACATATAGACTGACATAAGTCCTCAAGCTCAGCATCCTCCACCCACGTGGCTGAAGGAGACATTGGAAAGTTTCTGAAAAAAATATCTTTGAGTATGTCTGAATAAAAAAGATTATGAGAAGCTTTCCATACCGATCTGTAATGTCCTAGTCATCGTCATCTTATAGTTGTCGTATAGTGGTCCCCCTAACCTCACCGTGTAGACCTTCTTCCTCTCAGGAGAACCCACTTTCAGATGTCCTCTCACCTCCTTATCTTGTCTACAGAGGTAGGACAGAAGAAATGTCCTCTATTTGTCCTATTCCACCTTCTCACTATTGGACTTCGGTTCATTAGCTATACATGATGAGGTTTTTGTTCTTGAGAGATCTGTGGTATGTAGCAGACAGAGGCGTAGCCTGGCACACCCACGTATGACACGTGGTTCCCAACTAGGAAATGAACTTCACCCATGTTATGAAACAAAAAAGAGTCAATACAATTCACGTGAATTTTTCGTTTTACCGGTAAAGCCCTTTCAAGCAGGCTGATAACCGGATGAATGGACGTTCCTAAGAACGCTTCTTCACGATCATCGTGAAAACATGACAGCAATCAGCCAACAAACGAGCAAAACGCTAATTTCTCAGCCCATTGCCTCTTTTATGCCTCTTTTAAAAATGATCATTATCGGCAGCGCATGTACAGTATCccagagcagggggtatctgcaaatagtTTGTTCTTTAATGTTATGCCATGCTATGGATTATTATGTTATGTATTACACCCAGTGTAGCCatgtatggatggcacagccaAGGTTTATACTCCTGGTTCGGCCCTTTGCAGGAGGATGGGTGGGGATCTAGTTAGCTGATAGTGAGAGttcatggggaaaaaaaaggtgtGACCTGTGCTCCTTCTCCTTAGGCCCAGAAAGCTtcagagactaacagatctctgtgTGAACTGCTGAAAAATCttcagaaagagagagaaaaagataAAGGAGGAATCGGAGAACTTAGAATCTGTATGGCCGAGCATAGGAGTCAGCAAGGCAATCTGCGACTACAGCCACTCAGGCTTTACTGCTGTGAGGGACACCGTTAAGACTTCAACATGTCCTGGCCAGACATGCCTTTAAACCCTGTATCCcacagtggacactacagccgCCACTGCCAGAGTACTATTGCCCGCCATAGATTCTACTGTAAGAGACTTTAGCAATATAGAGAGGACAGAGGGCGATAACTTCtatccttgcctaaatccatacattGTTATCTGGGAGAAAACGGCACTGTGTACAACTAGTACTGTGTTTTGCTATAGGTGAATGTACTACAAGTCCTACTTTTTGCAGACGACActtaactgtgtaaagtaattaacatggaagaggacagtatagcagtatggatctggatagattggaggcttgggcagagaggtGGCAGATGacgtttaacactgacaaatgtaaggttattcacatgggaaggaataatgcaagtcacctgtacatactatatGGTTACTggctaacactgacatggaaaaggagctATGAATgaattttggtgaacagcaaactaagctgtagaaaccagtgtcaggcagctgctgccaaggtcaataagataataggggcatcaaaaggggcatagatgcccatgatgggaacatagtcctgccattttacaaaatcactagtcagaccacacatggaggactgtgtacagttctgggctcctgtgaacaaggcagacatagagctggagagggttcagaggagggcaactaaagtaataactggaatggggcaactacagtacactgaaagattatcaaaattagggttattcactttagaaaagagacgactgaggggagatctaattactatgtataaatatatcaggggtcagtacagagatcactcccatcatctatttatccccaggactgtgacgaggggacatcctctgcgtctggaggaaagaaggtttgtacacaagcatagaagaggattctttacagtaagagcagtgagactatggaactctctgcctgtagaggtggtgatggtgagtacaataaaggaattcaagaggggcctggatgtatttctggagcgtaataatattacaggctatagctactagagaggggtcgatgatccagggagttattttgattgcctgattggagtcgggaaggaattttttcccccttaagtggggaaaattggcttctacctcacaggggttttattttttgccttcctttggatcaactttcaggataccaggccgaactggatggacagatttcccttttcagccttataaactctGTTACTTTGCACTACAGTAAAAGGAGAAGTTTATTCTTCTACATCCAGCCACTGCACTCTACACGTCCTGCCTTGCATCCGTACTTGTGCACCGGAGGGCCCACAACTCCCAGGGCCCCTTTTGTAATAGTGGCGGTATCCAGGTGCAGGAATGGCCGAGTTGaatagggtggcctaaaatgtcccttctaGTGTAAGtgggtgtcacggtgctcctacctggatacggttggaccccaggcattggctcagaaacaaaaaaatagggggaatagttgagggataaaataataacttgagtccagaccttgagatgcagttgaaaagcagctttactttggtaaACTATTAGACACAATCTtcaaactttgtcttggtcccagcaggcttcgGCATTAAAATCTGGCcagcaaactcaactctgctacatctgttgctctctggctctgctgtgctcacaggctgactgtataactttgcttcttctttatgctgcaacttctctctttgtagtcCGTCTCTTAATTAGGCCAGGGAactctcctcctggctcctgaggctctaagctgtggcctccatatccagcagagctgaaggtgctctggctggcttggtttggtcatgtccagcagagacgtgcctaGCACACCCTCCTTCCCCTAGCAAGGGGTAATCTAGACTAACTAAAACtgatccccacccttcctgcaggaagtgggacttacccactcctccacacaggggggttagaatggaaaggaAAGCTCCATTTGACCTAACTGTAGCTCTGacgtatttgctgccacctgctggtgaaccgggcacattacatttgaacataacagttgcaaaacattagaaatgcacagtgcataggacctgaaataaatgcatAGATGACATGATATTAGCACGCACAGATAAAAGCAGGgcgtaggagtggtaatgccactgtAGCCCTGTAAACGAGGGATGTGCTGAAGAAATGTGCAGACATGCCTTCCATTTATATGAGTAAACTGGACCAGCGTGTGTATACTATAAGGGATGGCTCCACGTCCAAACTTCTGTGTAAGAGTTCTTCTCGATTTAaattctttttactgtatttatctaTCGGTGCAGGAGTAACAGGAGCATCTGGGGAGCCGCCCCTTAAGACAAGTCAACAAGTCTGAAGACATGTTGAACTAACGACGTTCTGGTAATTACTGTGGTTTTATGCATTTGTAATTCATACATTTAATAGATCCTTGTTTACTGAGGAGGAAACCCCTCCAGGGTGTATACTGTGACAAATGGTGGATTATACCGCTCAGGGTCAGCAATGCAGAAAAAACGTACGACACTCATCGACTACTAGATAATTACTCTTTTACAGCAGCTCCATGTATTAATGTAGAAGTTAACTTTGTAGAAGAGCTTGTATATTAGAGAAGTGTCTATGCAGCAGTTTCCTaatatacattaaaggggttgtccaggttcagagcgaAGCCCCCGGACATATTCTCTTTTTCACCCAGGAACCCCCTCTTGAGATGagaatcggagcatttcatgctccctgAAAtgagcagggcaagggctttttcattaGATCCGGTGCTGTATCGGGAATCCACTCAGCAGACCCTTCCATCTAGCAGTGagtctggtgacgtcactggtacTGATGGGTAAAACAGTCCGGGAGCCGCAcgctatttattatatatatattgtgacacagcgaGAGGTTTCGTCTGGGACAACAGGTATTTCCCTCTCAGCatatgctgctgggctgatttacagccaggtgcgGTCAAATaacggaccggattttaaatgccagtctgggttttggcagcacctggccgtccttaaataggcagctgggctcagaagccatgtctctgtgttgagatctgggagccttgtgtctggatgaaagcTTGCTAcccgtttggcgtgaaaacaggttggtgctgctatcattttgaggcagaattgtcgcatggtgtgaattaccaccaacaccgcaaggttttgtttgaatatgactgcttgttgttgcctctttactgtgtccgctaatcctgtctaccagagcgagtccccacaatatatataagttcaaatcaccccctttcaaaATCAAACTcctaaaccaataaaaaaaaaaaaaatacacatcatgggcattaCTGCGTGAAAAAAGTCCCATAGTATTAAAATattcccatatggtgaatggcataatggaaaaaGAAATTAAACTGCCAATTCTCCGTTATTTTTCACTTCAgctccccccaattttttttaataaaaagtgatcaaaaagtcacacacacacagatcacCCCGTacgcataactacaaaaaagttataggggtcagaatatgatggtgaaaaaacatttttttcaaggtttttaactttttttcagtattaaaacacaacaatatacagatgaaactcgaaaaattagaaagcaaagttaatttatttcagtaatccaacttaaaaagtaaaaatatatgagatagactcattacaggcaaagcgagatatttcaagcctttatttgttagaatttggatgattatggcttacagcttatgaaaccccaaagtcacaatcacaggtcccctttgctcagggggtatggattaattagctgactagggtGGGACACTctaagcctagaatattgaaccttttcacaaaattttaattttaaggcctcatgcacacaaccgtattttgtttccgtgtccgattcgttttttttgcggattggatgcagacctattcgattcaatgggtccgcaaaaaacgcggacagcacactgtgtgctgtccgcatcagtatgtccgttccgttgctccgcaaaaaaaatagtgcatgtcctattttttttcgaGTTTGCGGAcagggataggcattattacaatggatctgcaaaaaaatggatccgcaaaaaaacggatgccatactgaacgtcatccgtttttttttgcggatccgcaatttgaggaccgcaaaacacaaacggtcgtgtgcatgtagccatagttgcattactgaaataaatggacttttgcacgatattcaaatttttcgagtttcacctgtacaagtgtggtatcgttgtaatcgtacagacctggagaataaaggtaACAGGTCCATCTTACCGCATAG
The Bufo gargarizans isolate SCDJY-AF-19 chromosome 2, ASM1485885v1, whole genome shotgun sequence genome window above contains:
- the MPV17L gene encoding mpv17-like protein, with protein sequence MRAFLRFTQRHPWVTNVTIYGSLFASADIVQQKLSKGPNEQLDWKQTAKVGLVGFCFHANFNFFWLRFIERAFPGSAPRNVIRKVACDQLLAAPITISAFYTGLSLLDGDEDIFKNLKEKFLPTYKTGVLCWSVFQTINFSIIPPVIRTAYIGVCAFLWTTFLCYIRNRDIDQVTTRLLQTIPIIGNKMSPETGKEKGEKEE